A region of Culicoides brevitarsis isolate CSIRO-B50_1 chromosome 1, AGI_CSIRO_Cbre_v1, whole genome shotgun sequence DNA encodes the following proteins:
- the LOC134837869 gene encoding LOW QUALITY PROTEIN: cilia- and flagella-associated protein 44 (The sequence of the model RefSeq protein was modified relative to this genomic sequence to represent the inferred CDS: inserted 1 base in 1 codon), whose amino-acid sequence MSLRETMSFRESDNDSEDVGSDAAHEEEELSFSESAIFSKAKLSKDSTVPTDIVEFIHSFSFDCKKSHNLVVMESDVIVFASGNLLHFFNTTTSTSTTRRSALGGGFGAIKKNPVEPLLTVAENGKNPPIFIYSYPSMEVVAILRKGTTKTYSCLDYSPDGKLLVSQGGDPDYTLTIWDWKESHVVLNVKSYHNTVFTVAFSLSVPGQMTTCGVGHIKFWKMAHTFTGLKLQGDTGRFGKTEISDITGVFPMPDEKVLAGAEWGNILVWEHGLITLEVCRKGRRRCHSGNITKIFAREGEIVTIGTDGYIRIWFWETVDLADPPENNRFVEIEPIYEYFIGDANYTSELLAMERIEGQKYHLQDGNGGIWQYDISPDRKDEPPKQLMFCHSGPIFTIATSPTSEHLVTFGRDGRLFMYNYATKKLIFKHQFISQGNDVIWLPVTIDPTGIVLVLAFDDGVIRVITVDLTEDEAIEEPVQLIQVLKSHSEPIRKLSINENQTILVSGGDDNLIFIHEISREKPFVVLKPIGLVETPSAVSCINWKPDMDATILVGCKEGEVLEAELPEEPKSYTDISYRLTSVETRVLKFVSTKGQMRREILLKQIEEXKLRKRRKKQKKLDQILKRNPGAQINEEAYLEDSDPEEELGPVHVPKTPNPVLWAQYTSNGTIWLSMGGYDAGYIYEYDFDTEGPVTCTVIPMAEDTEINCYIYFDSYLILGMGDGSLRINRLKEDFTDLSDFWILNMHEQHILAMNFSYDKKILFTGGADGNLFSYKWNSDTPSIVPPERIPAEKLEKSVEDITDICFLSLEEDKQKADHDRRMEIALNRRKDVLKVIASCKEEFENLMKRNKALPESQQLPYDVFELDPRITANLQKRFDEEMDLVKRKKEFDVEKARLGGEKLVKYFLEPLDSFPIKVLGIRKNAAVESFRIHKLSQEYFDSVRDLEERILKDFERKRMVVSSEEKVEIAEELQGEQLESFLQGLTESDIELRLETKCRRLLRKYRDRKAKEAIRKKEWNDINAIKPDPNVNDPEDDAKIAEAERTIGDFKLKLDPCYDAPEEIRDTTLKKFKELLKARKEIYDIRRAYNEKVFALRDEKLEVLNFVEAKKQELNEIHKELDPKMQKHAEIVVKIDQNLEYPERNFDIQMYLKPELREQDLIYHPKPPETDFNCFSNVQREILGKTSLQDPLTLTRVEADLIQFRLKTRLYEQDRILHQIDQRVKAFDAKLQDMYEERLQVDVDAKFLEQYLLTLNQELWVLKDFEQLEEKLIDRMEQIIFEQNQIHMQVIKEKNDIDTYKAKISEVEEQQNDVEARFIEKCRSNPYWKYFRKIFYKKYRPPRIPIERNLDEDAVYETDSDATLSDLYQSSGEDEDENENDEENSENQKPLIKIDFSSLDEHECPDDCNKELYRLAHDSRVQYHYLQGSLIENDAKIIKANQEIEKFMVRQLELKDELVKVRQDIQIFRRDKQKMLNDIETVVVLKMDQMQFFKDANELGNIQDTLLFSNANVTKLYARIGELALETLEVKRKHRVNVVHLSRMKADIKFMEQRILELKEEINSAMMKKFGRIIDLDELEEAILRRFVFEMSTNKEDVKQEYSRKIAEVKKVLASKEEELTKVIQEGTEKLNILTVLQEEKNYLNHLLVQQRKQEEKSKSKEHHDYKRDVLKLRAISKHQKEQIELLQKEIHGLSYKCTKPSASQSTEQANYHSVAAPAPTFHQRIFEDSVYTNIVESRGDSSKASTPNMELFKEISRVIKLFLMKTVPAKFESRVVQTLICTLSRYLTNIAANFPPSHTEKLLPDIIENFQQFFPEDVLKQIRKKDIAELIENIVGNFPDEYDMEPADVVKEIIANALGDMTKNDPKYSQNLLTEICKQLIVTLRLHDVRDDERLKQVAEEIRGKKFNVSSLNVRQMVQDVAKYAVENYLDDFDQDFIKNLIDKIIYHVQQK is encoded by the exons atgtctttgcGTGAAACAATGTCGTTCCGCGAATCAGATAATGATAGTGAAGATGTTGGCAGCGATGCAGCGCACGAAGAGGAGGAATTATCATTTAGCGAGAGTGCAATTTTTTCCAAGGCAAAACTCAGCAAAGATTCTACCGTGCCGACGGATATTGttgaatttat acATTCTTTCTCCTTCGATTGCAAGAAAAGTCACAATTTGGTTGTGATGGAAAGTGACGTCATTGTCTTCGCTTCGGGaaatttgttgcattttttcaaCACAACCACAAGCACGAGTACAACGAGACGTTCCGCACTCGGCGGAGGCTTTGGCGCAATTAAAAAGAATCCCGTCGAGCCTCTTTTAACAGTTGCGGAAAATGGGAAAAATCCcccgatttttatttattcctaTCCGAGCATGGAAGTTGTCGCTATTTTGAGAAAAGGCACGACAAAAACGTATTCTTGTCTCGATTACAGTCCAGATGGGAAGTTGCTCGTGTCGCAAGGCGGCGATCCGGATTATACATTGACAATTTGGGATTGGAAGGAGTCTCATGTGGTTTTGAATGTCAAATCTTATCATAATACGGTGTTTACAGTGGCATTTTCGCTCTCAGTTCCGGGTCAGATGACAACTTGCGGCGTTggtcatataaaattttggaaaatggcGCATACTTTCACGGGATTGAAGTTGCAAGGAGATACGGGACGTTTTGGAAAGACTGAAATTTCAGATATTACAG GAGTTTTCCCGATGCCCGACGAAAAAGTATTAGCTGGCGCTGAATGGGGAAACATTCTCGTATGGGAACACGGCTTAATAACGCTCGAAGTGTGTCGCAAAGgacgtcgtcgttgtcacAGCGGAAatataacgaaaattttcgcaCGCGAAGGCGAAATTGTCACAATCGGCACTGATGGTTACATCCGCATCTGGTTTTGGGAGACTGTCGATCTCGCAGATCCCCCCGAAAACAATCGTTTTGTCGAAATTGAACCGATTTACGAATATTTCATCGGCGACGCGAACTACACAAGCGAACTTCTTGCCATGGAACGCATCGAAGGACAAAAATATCACTTGCAAGATGGCAACGGCGGGATTTGGCAATATGACATTAGTCCCGATCGGAAAGATGAACCGCCGAAACAGCTGATGTTTTGTCATTCGGGACCCATTTTTACGATTGCAACGAGCCCAACTTCCGAACATTTGGTGACTTTCGGCAGAGATGGGAGACTTTTCATGTACAATTATGCAacgaagaaattaattttcaagcatCAGTTCATCTCGCAGGGCAACGACGTCATTTGGTTGCCTGTGACAATCGATCCGACCGGAATTGTGCTCGTTTTGGCATTCGATGATGGCGTTATTCGTGTCATTACGGTCGATTTGACGGAAGACGAGGCAATTGAAGAACCTGTGCAACTGATTCAAGTGCTAAAATCGCATTCAGAACCGATTCGTAAACTTTccatcaatgaaaatcaaacaattttagTGTCGGGCGGTGATGataacttaattttcattcatgaaaTATCCCGTGAGAAGCCTTTTGTCGTCTTGAAACCCATAGGACTCGTTGAAACTCCCTCCGCTGTCAGTTGCATCAACTGGAAACCCGATATGGATGCCACGATTTTAGTTGGATGCAAAGAAGGCGAAGTTCTTGAAGCAGAATTGCCTGAAGAACCGAAATCTTATACGGATATTTCGTATCGTTTGACATCCGTTGAGACGAGAGTCTTGAAATTCGTTTCAACCAAAGGTCAGATGAGGCGAGAAAtacttttgaaacaaattgagg agaaattgcgaaaaaggaggaaaaaacagaagaaattgGATCAAATTTTGAAGAGAAATCCGGGAGCGCAGATAAATGAGGAAGCTTACCTTGAGGATTCTGATCCGGAAGAGGAGTTGGGACCTGTTCATGTTCCAAAAACGCCAAATCCAGTGTTATGGGCGCAATATACTTCGAATGGGACAATTTGGTTGTCGATGGGAGGTTATGATGCGGGATACATTTACGAATATGATTTTGATACAGAAGGTCCTGTTACGTGTACGGTAATTCCTATGGCGGAAGATACGGAAATTaattgttatatttattt cGACTCATACCTAATCCTCGGCATGGGCGACGGTTCCTTACGCATCAACCGCTTAAAAGAAGATTTCACGGATTTAAGCGACTTTTGGATCCTAAATATGCACGAACAGCACATCTTGGCAATGAATTTCTCGTACGACAAGAAAATCCTTTTCACAGGCGGTGCAGATGGAAatcttttttcatacaaatggAATTCTGACACTCCTTCAATTGTTCCTCCCGAACGAATTCCCGccgaaaaactcgaaaaatctGTCGAAGACATCACTGACATTTGCTTTTTGAGTCTCGAGGAGGACAAACAGAAAGCAGATCACGATCGACGAATGGAAATCGCCTTGAATCGAAGAAAAGACGTCCTGAAAGTAATCGCAAGCTGCAAAGAAGAATTTGAGAATTTAATGAAACGGAATAAAGCACTTCCAGAATCGCAACAATTACCGTATGACGTGTTTGAATTGGATCCGAGGATAACGGCGAATTTGCAGAAGCGTTTTGATGAGGAAATGGATTTGGTGAAGCGGAAGAAGGAGTTTGACGTTGAAAAAGCACGACTTGGGGgagaaaaattagtgaaatattttttggagccTTTGGATAGTTTTCCAATTAAGGTTTTGGGCATCAG aaaaaatgctGCTGTCGAGTCATTTCGCATCCACAAATTAAGTCAAGAGTATTTTGACTCCGTACGAGATTTGGaagaacgaattttaaaagattttgaacGAAAGcg aatggTAGTTTCCTCGGAAGAAAAAGTCGAAATTGCGGAAGAACTTCAAGGCGAGCAACTCGAATCTTTTCTCCAAGGCCTCACAGAATCCGACATCGAACTCCGTCTCGAGACCAAATGTCGTCGTTTGCTCCGTAAATACCGCGATCGCAAAGCAAAAGAAGCAATTCGCAAAAAAGAATGGAATGACATTAACGCCATCAAGCCAGATCCGAACGTAAATGATCCCGAAGACGACGCAAAAATTGCTGAAGCTGAAAGAACAATTGGCGACTTCAAATTGAAGCTTGATCCGTGTTACGATGCACCAGAAGAGATCCGCGACACAACTCTGAAGAAATTTAAGGAACTTTTGAAGGCACGAAAGGAAATTTATGACATCCGACGAGCTtacaatgaaaaagttttcgcCTTGCGAGACGAAAAATTggaagttttgaattttgtggAGGCGAAAAAGCAGGAATTGAACGAGATTCACAAAGAATTGGACccgaaaatgcaaaaacatgCGGAAATTGTCgtgaaaatcgatcaaaatttGGAATATCCTGAACGAAATTTCGACATTCAAATGTACTTGAAGCCCGAATTGCGAGAACaggatttaatttatcatccaAAACCGCCGGAAACGgattttaattgcttttcgAATGTACAAAGAGAGATTTTGGGCAAGACTTCTTTGCAAGATCCCCTCACTTTGACACGTGTCGAAGCAGATCTCATCCAATTTCGCCTAAAAACTCGATTGTACGAGCAAGACAGGATTTTGCATCAAATTGATCAACGCGTCAAAGCCTTTGATGCCAAACTTCAAGACATGTACGAAGAACGGTTGCAAGTAGATGTCGATGCGAAATTCCTCGAGCAGTATTTATTGACTTTGAATCAGGAATTGTGggttttgaaggattttgagCAGCTCGAGGAGAAGTTAATTGATCGCATGgagcaaattattttcgaacaaaatcaAATTCATATGCAAGTTATTAAGGAGAAAAATGATATTGACACGTACAAAGCGAAAATTTCGGAAGTTGAGGAGCAACAAAATGACGTTGAAGCgagatttatcgaaaaatgtcGCAGTAATCCTTATTGGAAGTATTTTaggaagattttttataagaaatatcGACCGCCTCGTATTCCCATTGAACGGAATTTGGATGAAGATGCTGTttatg aaACTGATTCCGACGCAACTTTAAGCGATTTATACCAAAGTTCAGGCGAAGACGAGGACGAAAATgaaaacgacgaagaaaacAGCGAAAACCAAAAAccactaattaaaattgatttcagttCGTTAGACGAGCACGAATGTCCCGACGATTGTAACAAGGAATTGTATCGTTTGGCACACGATTCACGCGTTCAATATCACTACCTGCAAGGATCTCTCATCGAAAACGacgcaaaaatcatcaaagctAATCAAGAAATTGAGAAATTCATGGTTCGCCAATTGGAGTTGAAAGACGAATTGGTTAAAGTTCGTCaggatattcaaatttttcgg cgagataagcaaaaaatgttaaacgaCATTGAAACTGTGGTTGTTCTAAAAATGGatcaaatgcaattttttaaagatgcgAACGAATTGGGAAATATTCAAGACACACTTTTGTTCAGTAATGCGAATGTTACGAAATTGTACGCGCGAATTGGAGAGTTGGCTTTGGAGACGTTGGAAGTTAAAAGGAAACATCGCGTGAATGTTGTGCACTTGAGTCGCATGAAAGCtgacattaaatttatggAGCAGCGAATTTTGGAGCTAAAAGAGGAAATTAATTCAGCGATGATGAAGAAATTTGGGAGAATTATTGATTTGGATGAATTGGAAGAGGCGATTTTGAGAAGATTTGTGTTTGAAATGAGCACCAATAAGGAAGATGTGAAGCAAGAATATTCTCGAAAAATTGCAGAAGTTAAG aaagttCTTGCATCAAAAGAAGAAGAGCTCACAAAAGTCATCCAAGAAGGCACAGAAAAGCTAAATATCCTCACAGTTCTtcaagaagagaaaaattacttgaaccATCTTCTCGTTCAACAAcgaaaacaagaagaaaaatccaAATCCAAGGAGCATCACGACTACAAACGCGACGTTTTAAAGCTCCGCGCCATCTCCAAACATCAAAAAGAGCAAATTGAACTTTTGCAGAAGGAAATTCACGGTTTGAGTTACAAATGTACCAAACCCTCTGCCTCTCAAAGCACAGAACAAGCAAATTATCATTCGGTAGCAGCTCCCGCTCCAACATTCCATCAACGCATCTTCGAAGATTCGGTTTATACGAACATCGTCGAGTCCCGTGGCGACAGTTCAAAGGCAAGCACTCCAAATATGGaactttttaaggaaatttcgcGCGTTATTAAACTTTTCTTGATGAAAACTGTTCCCGCGAAATTCGAAAGTCGCGTCGTTCAAACGTTAATTTGCACTCTTTCGCGTTATTTGACGAACATTGCGGCAAATTTCCCTCCGTCACACACGGAAAAACTCCTTCCCGACAtaattgagaattttcaacaatttttcccGGAAGATGTGCTGAAGCAGATCCGCAAGAAGGACATTGCCGAGTTAATTGAGAACATTGTCGGAAATTTCCCCGATGAGTACGACATGGAGCCGGCAGACGTTGTAAAGGAAATTATCGCAAATGCCCTCGGCGACATGACGAAAAACGATCCGAAATATTCGCAGAATTTGCTCACGGAAATCTGCAAGCAGCTTATTGTGACGTTGCGGTTGCACGATGTGCGCGACGACGAACGCCTGAAACAAGTGGCGGAGGAAATTCGTGGAAAGAAATTCAATGTGAGCTCGTTGAATGTGCGGCAAATGGTGCAAGATGTGGCAAAATACGCTgtcgaaaattatttggacGATTTCGATCaggatttcatcaaaaatctcatcgataaaattatttatcatgtGCAGCAAAAGTGA